The proteins below come from a single Halomonas binhaiensis genomic window:
- a CDS encoding heavy metal translocating P-type ATPase produces the protein MASQTSHSEAHTDSAVSSCGGCCSSQAPTAAEPAPQVNSQRLVLIIDELCCPSEERQLRKALEDMPGLVELRFQFIDRRLEILHDGIDTADAMERIRQLGMSPRTQRDQQTAPQQSSIPWTRLAIAGAMAVAAEVLNWGGNVPQWVLAALALCAIALVGLDTWRKGFIALRQGSLNINALMSVAVTGALLIGHWAEAAMVIVLFTISEHVEARSLHRARQAIRGLLDLAPPRARVQQQDGEWREVEAELVQPGDLLRARAGERLALDGEITRGHPSLDESAITGESLPRDKQPGDQVHAGSINLNGDMEYRATRVVSDTTLARIIHAVEQAQASRAPTQRMIDRFAAVYTPGVFVLALATAIAWPLLGLGPWLDGVYRALVLLVIACPCALVISTPVTIVSGLAAAARQGILIKGGAYLEQAQRLKQVVLDKTGTLTIGRPKVSDWQTTGPLSAEQCASLALSLASSSNHPISRAVAEHLQGTSLSELEGIEERGGRGMIASHEGLAIWLGNARMAREYGAQVDEQTTQAPLWLGRGSQVLATFQVSDSLRSTSQAAIDRLHELGLKVSILSGDSKPRVQAIADQLSIDEAHGELLPEDKLRHLEQLTRQAPTAMVGDGINDAPALARADLGIAMGVAGSDVAIETADVALMDDDLGKLARLVELSHETRRLLIQNIALAIGIKVVFLALALTGHATLWMAVFADMGASLLVVANGLRILRIVP, from the coding sequence ATGGCCAGTCAGACTTCACATTCCGAGGCGCATACCGACTCGGCAGTGAGCTCCTGCGGTGGATGCTGTTCATCACAGGCTCCCACTGCGGCCGAGCCAGCACCCCAGGTGAACAGCCAGCGACTGGTCCTGATCATCGACGAGCTCTGTTGCCCGAGCGAGGAACGTCAGTTGCGCAAGGCACTCGAGGACATGCCGGGCCTCGTCGAGCTGCGTTTCCAGTTCATCGATCGCCGACTCGAGATCCTGCATGACGGCATTGATACCGCCGATGCCATGGAACGTATTCGCCAACTTGGCATGAGCCCACGCACACAACGCGATCAGCAGACAGCACCTCAGCAGTCCTCCATCCCATGGACAAGGCTGGCCATTGCCGGTGCCATGGCCGTGGCCGCCGAGGTGCTCAACTGGGGCGGAAATGTTCCGCAGTGGGTACTGGCGGCACTGGCCCTCTGCGCCATTGCGCTGGTCGGGCTCGACACCTGGCGCAAGGGCTTCATTGCCTTGCGTCAGGGAAGCCTCAATATCAATGCGTTGATGAGCGTTGCCGTTACCGGTGCGCTGCTGATCGGCCACTGGGCCGAGGCCGCCATGGTGATTGTGCTGTTTACCATCTCCGAGCATGTCGAAGCACGCTCACTGCACCGTGCGCGCCAAGCCATTCGCGGACTACTCGACCTGGCGCCACCGCGGGCCAGGGTGCAACAGCAGGATGGCGAATGGCGAGAGGTCGAGGCCGAACTCGTTCAGCCCGGCGACCTGCTGCGTGCACGTGCCGGTGAACGACTGGCGCTGGATGGCGAGATTACCCGTGGCCATCCCTCGCTGGATGAATCGGCAATCACCGGGGAAAGTCTGCCCCGCGACAAGCAACCCGGCGACCAGGTCCATGCCGGCAGTATCAATCTCAACGGCGACATGGAGTACAGAGCAACCCGTGTAGTGTCGGATACCACCCTGGCGCGTATTATCCACGCCGTGGAACAGGCCCAGGCGAGCCGCGCTCCAACCCAGCGCATGATCGACCGCTTCGCGGCCGTCTATACCCCCGGTGTCTTCGTCCTTGCTCTGGCCACGGCCATCGCCTGGCCATTGCTGGGCCTGGGCCCCTGGTTGGATGGTGTCTATCGTGCTCTGGTGTTACTGGTCATTGCCTGCCCCTGTGCACTGGTCATCTCGACACCGGTCACCATCGTCAGCGGTCTGGCCGCGGCGGCGCGTCAGGGGATTCTGATCAAGGGCGGGGCTTACCTGGAGCAGGCCCAGCGCCTGAAGCAGGTGGTACTCGACAAGACCGGCACCCTGACCATCGGTCGCCCCAAGGTCAGTGACTGGCAGACCACCGGCCCCCTGAGCGCCGAGCAATGCGCCAGCCTGGCGCTATCGCTGGCCAGCAGTTCCAACCACCCCATATCGAGAGCCGTTGCCGAACATCTGCAGGGCACATCGCTGAGCGAGCTAGAAGGCATCGAGGAGCGCGGGGGACGCGGCATGATCGCCTCTCATGAAGGACTGGCAATCTGGTTGGGCAATGCCCGTATGGCTCGCGAGTATGGTGCACAGGTGGATGAACAGACCACTCAGGCACCGCTCTGGCTGGGTCGCGGTTCGCAAGTACTGGCCACCTTCCAGGTCAGCGACAGCCTGCGTTCCACCAGTCAGGCAGCCATTGACCGTCTGCATGAACTGGGACTCAAGGTCAGCATCCTGAGTGGCGACAGCAAGCCGCGTGTGCAGGCAATCGCCGATCAGTTGAGCATCGATGAGGCCCACGGCGAACTGTTACCCGAGGACAAGCTACGGCATCTCGAGCAACTGACACGCCAGGCGCCCACCGCCATGGTCGGCGATGGCATCAATGATGCACCAGCGCTGGCACGCGCCGATCTCGGTATCGCCATGGGTGTAGCGGGCAGCGATGTCGCCATCGAGACCGCCGACGTGGCCTTGATGGATGACGACCTCGGCAAGTTGGCGCGGCTGGTGGAATTGTCACACGAGACCCGGCGCCTGCTGATCCAGAACATTGCTCTGGCCATCGGCATCAAGGTCGTGTTCCTGGCCCTCGCCCTGACCGGCCACGCCACGCTGTGGATGGCTGTCTTCGCCGATATGGGCGCCAGCCTGCTGGTGGTCGCAAACGGGCTAAGGATTCTGCGTATTGTGCCATAG
- a CDS encoding TraX family protein: MPHTAAASSLARPSSAWTGWGQWLALITMTLDHVARYLATDSWGMGWVDSSVGRIAFPLFAGMVAWHGLFNTRDPVRYARRTLVIGLIAQLPYQLMPREALFQLNICFTLTLGLLAGAWLMQLTRRMEDQQLGYPRLALETLGVACAWYIAGFWVEYGHEGLLLVPFFMLAVRQLHRGGNSMLERLEAVAACLPILAIAGMMNSSDMAKSITVATTFSVLLMASGVHRMVPEATIKMPRRLWLAWYPGHFAVIAAILLWTGNAAYP; encoded by the coding sequence ATGCCCCATACTGCTGCTGCCTCTTCTCTGGCCCGCCCTTCATCCGCCTGGACAGGTTGGGGACAGTGGCTGGCGTTGATCACCATGACCCTGGACCATGTGGCCCGCTACCTGGCAACCGACAGTTGGGGTATGGGGTGGGTCGACAGCAGTGTCGGACGCATAGCCTTTCCTCTGTTTGCCGGCATGGTCGCCTGGCACGGCCTGTTCAACACCCGGGATCCGGTTCGCTATGCCCGACGCACCCTGGTGATCGGCCTGATCGCTCAGTTGCCCTATCAGTTGATGCCACGGGAAGCATTGTTCCAGCTCAATATCTGCTTCACCCTCACCCTTGGTTTGTTGGCCGGGGCCTGGCTGATGCAGTTGACTCGTCGCATGGAGGACCAGCAGTTGGGCTATCCACGCCTGGCGCTGGAAACCCTGGGCGTGGCCTGCGCCTGGTATATTGCAGGCTTCTGGGTTGAATATGGACATGAAGGATTGCTGCTGGTGCCATTCTTCATGCTTGCTGTGCGCCAGCTTCACCGTGGTGGTAACAGCATGCTGGAACGTCTGGAAGCGGTTGCCGCCTGCCTGCCGATACTCGCCATTGCCGGAATGATGAACAGCTCTGACATGGCCAAATCCATAACCGTTGCCACGACATTCAGTGTACTGCTAATGGCGTCCGGCGTTCATCGCATGGTGCCTGAAGCAACAATAAAGATGCCTCGTCGCCTATGGCTGGCCTGGTATCCAGGGCACTTCGCCGTCATTGCCGCCATTCTGCTGTGGACCGGCAACGCTGCATATCCCTGA
- a CDS encoding LysR substrate-binding domain-containing protein produces MRSHITLRQLEIFVAVARLGTVSAASQRLSLSQSATSQGLSDLEHQLGVSLFERPGRRLTLNDMGHRLLPRAEQLLDGLADFVAAAEEPEDILHGTLVISASATIGTYLLPPLAGEFGSLHPGVDFRLRLRNTGEVISDVQRFDADLGLIEGRCHEPGLISEPWCEDRMEIVCAPGHPLAGKILVEDDDLAAEQWILREPGSGSREVLEAAVLPRLIRLKVRMELGQHEAIKQAVAAGLGLGCLSRLSVRGELERGELKALPHDLPLTRHFSLVWHPDRYRSPAWQAFKVFLGERRPGASCPAEEVEQEGRKGNKEGE; encoded by the coding sequence ATGCGATCTCACATCACTCTGCGCCAACTCGAGATCTTTGTTGCTGTCGCCCGGCTGGGAACTGTCAGCGCAGCGTCTCAGCGCCTCAGTCTTTCCCAGTCTGCCACCAGCCAGGGGCTATCCGATCTTGAGCATCAACTGGGTGTATCGCTGTTCGAGCGCCCAGGGAGGCGCTTGACCCTGAATGACATGGGGCATCGTCTGCTGCCTCGTGCCGAGCAACTACTGGATGGCCTGGCGGACTTTGTTGCGGCTGCCGAAGAACCAGAGGATATCCTGCATGGCACCTTGGTGATTTCGGCCAGTGCCACCATTGGCACGTATCTGTTGCCGCCACTGGCAGGTGAGTTTGGTTCTCTGCACCCGGGTGTGGATTTTCGCCTGCGACTGCGTAATACCGGTGAAGTCATTTCCGATGTGCAGCGCTTCGATGCAGATCTGGGGTTGATCGAAGGGCGCTGCCATGAGCCTGGACTGATCAGTGAGCCCTGGTGCGAGGACCGCATGGAGATTGTCTGTGCCCCGGGGCACCCTCTAGCCGGCAAGATACTTGTCGAAGATGATGACCTGGCCGCAGAGCAGTGGATTCTGCGTGAACCGGGATCGGGATCTCGTGAGGTCCTGGAGGCGGCGGTCCTGCCCAGGCTGATACGGCTCAAGGTACGCATGGAATTAGGGCAGCACGAGGCAATAAAGCAAGCCGTGGCCGCGGGACTGGGCCTGGGATGTCTGTCGCGCTTGAGTGTACGGGGCGAGCTGGAGAGAGGAGAGCTCAAGGCACTGCCTCATGACCTGCCCCTGACGCGTCACTTTTCTCTGGTGTGGCACCCGGATCGCTATCGCAGTCCGGCGTGGCAGGCGTTCAAGGTGTTTCTGGGAGAACGGCGACCAGGGGCATCTTGCCCAGCCGAGGAGGTGGAGCAGGAAGGGAGGAAGGGGAACAAAGAAGGGGAGTGA
- a CDS encoding YeiH family protein — MSKGLLFCALLTLLGFGLAKVPFIATSGVSPLVFALLLGIIVGNLPIRKTLEIAQPGLAFATRWLLRGGIVLFGLSLTFTQVLDLGPKVLLLDALVITSILIAGYMIGTRLLGMDRETTLLTCAGSAICGAAAVLATESTIRSRPAAASMAVATVVLFGSLAMLLYPMIYPWLGMNEGLFGVYIGATIHEVAQVVAAGDAVGPTALANAVIVKLVRVMLLVPFLLIVGQWWLHHNVSTHNVATSESTDTGQVAEKGKLVIPWFALGFIVMVGVNSLEVIPAGLHDGLVLLGQLSLTMAMAALGLNTRMEKLKALGVKPFLLALILFMLLIIGGGAASWMLMG, encoded by the coding sequence ATGTCAAAAGGGCTGCTGTTCTGTGCACTGCTCACCTTGCTCGGCTTCGGGCTTGCCAAGGTGCCGTTCATTGCCACCAGCGGTGTCAGCCCTCTAGTCTTCGCCCTGCTGCTCGGGATTATCGTGGGCAACCTGCCTATCAGGAAAACGCTCGAGATTGCTCAGCCAGGGCTGGCCTTTGCCACTCGCTGGCTGTTGCGCGGCGGTATCGTGCTGTTTGGTCTGTCACTGACCTTCACTCAAGTGCTGGACCTTGGCCCCAAGGTGTTGCTGCTTGATGCATTGGTGATCACCAGCATCCTGATCGCGGGTTACATGATTGGCACCCGTCTGCTGGGCATGGATCGCGAAACGACACTCTTGACCTGCGCCGGCAGTGCCATCTGCGGTGCCGCAGCTGTCCTTGCCACGGAATCCACCATTCGCTCCCGCCCCGCCGCCGCTTCCATGGCGGTAGCTACTGTCGTCCTGTTCGGGTCACTGGCAATGCTGCTGTACCCGATGATATATCCGTGGCTGGGCATGAATGAGGGACTGTTCGGTGTCTACATCGGCGCCACCATCCATGAAGTTGCCCAGGTCGTCGCCGCAGGTGATGCCGTAGGCCCGACCGCATTGGCCAACGCCGTCATCGTCAAGCTGGTCCGAGTGATGTTGCTGGTACCCTTCCTTCTGATCGTTGGCCAGTGGTGGTTGCACCACAATGTCTCGACACACAACGTCGCGACAAGCGAATCTACAGACACCGGTCAGGTGGCCGAAAAGGGAAAGCTGGTGATTCCCTGGTTCGCCCTGGGCTTCATCGTCATGGTCGGCGTCAACAGCCTGGAAGTGATTCCCGCAGGGCTACATGATGGGCTGGTACTGTTGGGTCAACTGTCCCTGACCATGGCCATGGCGGCCCTGGGACTCAATACTCGCATGGAAAAACTCAAGGCGCTGGGGGTAAAACCTTTTCTGCTGGCCCTGATCCTGTTCATGCTGTTGATCATCGGTGGAGGAGCCGCCAGCTGGATGTTGATGGGATAA
- a CDS encoding 5-(carboxyamino)imidazole ribonucleotide synthase, protein MKIGVLGAGQLGRMLALAGYPLANQFTFLDTTGHPSAGIGDVMIDTDHKHLEAFLSQVDLVTYEFEHLPVALVQDIESEKPVYPSSEAIRICQNRAEEKALFDRLSIPTPAYRLVDSAEALEQAARELGTPVVAKSITEGYDGKGQAVLRDPSEATEAWQRINHPRLIVESFVDFVREVSIIAVRGRDGQVVFYPMAENVHVDGILRYSLAPMPDLDDAVQHTADGYIRALLDELDYVGVLTLELFQCADGSLLANEMAPRVHNSGHWSMDGAVTSQFENHLRAIQGLPLGDTSARMPTCMINVIGREADPAAVLAIEDAHLHRYDKSERAGRKLGHINLLAPTHEALLEKVRACATLVPDAPAPRFSFEGKGK, encoded by the coding sequence ATGAAGATTGGCGTTCTCGGTGCAGGCCAGCTTGGCCGGATGTTGGCATTGGCGGGATACCCGTTGGCCAACCAGTTCACTTTTCTGGATACCACGGGGCACCCAAGTGCTGGTATCGGAGATGTGATGATTGATACCGACCACAAGCACCTGGAAGCATTTCTCTCCCAGGTTGACCTGGTGACCTACGAGTTCGAGCACCTTCCCGTGGCGCTGGTCCAGGACATCGAGTCCGAGAAACCGGTTTACCCATCCAGTGAAGCGATTCGAATCTGCCAGAACCGTGCTGAGGAAAAGGCATTGTTCGATCGTCTGTCGATTCCTACTCCGGCCTACCGTCTGGTGGATAGTGCCGAGGCGCTGGAACAGGCAGCTCGAGAATTGGGTACTCCGGTCGTTGCCAAGTCCATCACGGAAGGTTACGACGGCAAGGGGCAAGCGGTTCTGCGCGACCCGTCCGAGGCTACAGAAGCCTGGCAGCGCATCAATCATCCGCGCCTGATCGTGGAGTCATTCGTTGACTTCGTCCGTGAAGTTTCCATCATCGCCGTGCGTGGTCGTGACGGCCAGGTGGTGTTCTATCCCATGGCTGAAAATGTCCATGTAGATGGCATCCTGCGCTACTCACTGGCCCCCATGCCGGACCTGGATGATGCCGTTCAGCATACTGCCGATGGCTATATCCGGGCGCTGCTGGATGAACTCGACTATGTCGGTGTTCTGACTCTGGAACTCTTCCAATGTGCCGATGGCAGCTTGCTGGCCAATGAAATGGCTCCACGAGTGCACAATTCGGGTCATTGGAGCATGGATGGTGCCGTGACCAGCCAGTTCGAGAATCATCTGCGTGCGATTCAAGGGTTGCCGCTGGGCGATACCAGCGCGCGTATGCCGACCTGCATGATCAATGTGATCGGCCGCGAGGCGGACCCAGCCGCGGTATTGGCTATCGAAGATGCACACCTGCATCGTTACGACAAGAGCGAGAGAGCCGGGCGCAAGCTGGGCCATATCAATCTGCTAGCTCCGACGCATGAGGCGCTGCTGGAAAAGGTTCGGGCCTGTGCAACGCTTGTGCCGGATGCACCTGCCCCACGCTTCAGTTTCGAAGGAAAGGGCAAATAG
- the purE gene encoding 5-(carboxyamino)imidazole ribonucleotide mutase gives MPSTSPSPRVGVIMGSKSDWPIMEHAVSMLERLGVPYETRVVSAHRTPDLLFEYAKTAADRGLQVIVAGAGGAAHLPGMVASQTALPVLGVPVESKSLKGLDSLLSIVQMPGGIAVGTLAIGKAGATNAGLLAAQIVGLGDAGIRSAVEAFRAEQTQTVLDNPDPSQP, from the coding sequence ATGCCATCAACAAGCCCGTCACCCCGCGTCGGTGTGATCATGGGATCCAAATCAGATTGGCCTATCATGGAACATGCAGTTTCCATGCTGGAGCGCCTTGGGGTGCCTTATGAGACCCGAGTGGTGTCCGCTCACCGCACGCCGGATCTTCTGTTTGAATATGCCAAGACCGCGGCGGATCGAGGATTGCAGGTGATTGTGGCCGGTGCTGGTGGCGCTGCTCATCTACCAGGAATGGTGGCTTCCCAGACGGCTCTGCCTGTTCTGGGAGTGCCAGTAGAGTCAAAGTCCCTTAAAGGGCTGGATTCCTTGCTTTCCATCGTTCAGATGCCTGGAGGCATTGCGGTCGGGACCTTGGCCATTGGCAAGGCAGGGGCGACCAATGCCGGGCTGTTGGCTGCTCAGATCGTCGGACTTGGCGATGCCGGGATACGTAGTGCGGTGGAAGCGTTCCGTGCCGAGCAGACGCAAACGGTGCTCGACAATCCCGACCCTAGCCAACCGTAA
- a CDS encoding YbaY family lipoprotein → MKRSLLLIAALSAGLALTGCGDGNAEKTSDSNTASAGQADHEQTLTGTLSLASSDQPLPDNTQVVVSLNDATLADAPAKVIAENRVDMDQNSVDFHLNYASDEVDPSHRHLLRAEIHDANGELKWTTTDAYLVSVGNDAEQSEVAIVLHPVDANGQAQGASLQQAQEQLLSSGDEPTQEEVEAAENLDAISEQSVNTQKPEQPAVDGSNDAPAQ, encoded by the coding sequence ATGAAACGCTCCCTGTTGCTCATTGCCGCCCTGTCAGCCGGCCTGGCCTTGACCGGCTGTGGTGACGGCAATGCCGAAAAGACCTCGGACAGCAACACTGCCAGTGCCGGTCAAGCGGACCATGAGCAGACTCTGACCGGCACCTTGAGCCTCGCTAGCAGCGACCAGCCTCTACCGGACAATACCCAGGTAGTTGTCAGCTTGAATGATGCGACACTGGCTGACGCCCCCGCAAAGGTCATCGCGGAAAACCGTGTCGACATGGACCAAAACTCCGTGGATTTTCATCTGAATTATGCCAGTGATGAGGTAGACCCGAGCCATCGCCATCTCCTCCGCGCTGAAATTCACGATGCCAATGGCGAGCTGAAATGGACCACCACCGATGCCTATCTGGTCAGTGTTGGAAACGATGCCGAGCAAAGCGAGGTTGCCATTGTCCTGCACCCGGTAGACGCCAACGGACAGGCCCAGGGAGCAAGCCTGCAGCAGGCCCAGGAGCAACTGCTGTCCAGTGGCGACGAGCCTACACAGGAGGAAGTGGAAGCTGCTGAAAACCTGGATGCCATCAGCGAGCAATCCGTGAATACGCAAAAACCCGAACAACCTGCCGTGGATGGAAGCAACGACGCCCCCGCACAGTAA